GATCGTTTCTGTGAGGAGAAAATCACGCACATCTGGTGTCCACGGGGGGTCGATCGAGAACTCACACCACGCACTTTGGGCGGCGGTCATTACGTGGAGATTGGCGACGAAGCCGAGACCGTTCGTCCACGTATGCGGAACGAACTCAACGCCGTGTTGGCGGGCCATCGCGGCTGTGTCGGTGGCTCGCTTGATGCCCGTCGCGAGCGCGGCGTCGGGTTGGAGGATATCGAGCGATCCGTGCGCGAGGAATTCTCGGAGCTGCCAGTGACCGTTGTTGAACTCGCCTCCAGCGATCGGAACATCGGTCGCTTCGCGGAGTCGGGCATAGCCCTCGAAATCGTGACGCGGGAGAGGTTCTTCGAGCCACGCAACGTTGCCAATCTCTTCTAACTCCCGAGCGAACGCTAGCGCTTCAGAAAATGTCCATCGCGCTTCGTGTTCCATGACGCGGACGGCCCACCCCTTGTTCGCATCGACCATCAGGGTTAGCTCCGGAAACGCCTCGCGCACTTCCCGAACAACGTCGATGTGTTCGGGGCATGTGACCCGCAGCTTTACTGCTTCAAATCCCTCACTAATGCGCTCTTCAATGGATGCGATACGTTCGTCTGCGTCGATCACCGCGCCCGTACTGGCGTAGACTGGAATCTCGCGCTGCTCTGCGCCCAAAAGCTCGTAAACGGGTTTACCCGCGTCTTTGCCGATGATGTCCCACAGCGCGTGCTCTATGTGCCACGGCCGCGGTCCGA
The nucleotide sequence above comes from Halocatena marina. Encoded proteins:
- a CDS encoding mandelate racemase/muconate lactonizing enzyme family protein — its product is MQITGVSQYHLNHEIGESFRPTWIPGYPQTTHEVELFEIETDAGITGIAASPSFAGGIDYENALSYFLLGEDPHNVDGILRKLESVNLIGPRPWHIEHALWDIIGKDAGKPVYELLGAEQREIPVYASTGAVIDADERIASIEERISEGFEAVKLRVTCPEHIDVVREVREAFPELTLMVDANKGWAVRVMEHEARWTFSEALAFARELEEIGNVAWLEEPLPRHDFEGYARLREATDVPIAGGEFNNGHWQLREFLAHGSLDILQPDAALATGIKRATDTAAMARQHGVEFVPHTWTNGLGFVANLHVMTAAQSAWCEFSIDPPWTPDVRDFLLTETIDHDDGVITAPDDPGLGVELDRTLLPK